One stretch of Rosistilla oblonga DNA includes these proteins:
- a CDS encoding amidohydrolase family protein — translation MIDRSGYEKRRLPNRREAMGVIAAGLAVSSSLPVTHAASDASMVVDAHLHCFAGPDDARFPYHQNAPYRPGQAATPEFLLERMDGAGVDRAIVVHPEPYQDDHCYLEHCIEVGKGRLKGTCLFFADQPNSLQRLPQFLRQHEDHIVATRLHAYAPGRLPPWGTPELDRLWSIATDAGVAMQIHLEPRYAERLDPYIRRYRETQVIIDHLGRPMQGTLEEHAVVLRWSELPNTVMKLAAIPDQNKYPHRDVKPVVRRLAELWGAERLIYGGGFNAKTTDASYRQYRQQIAQMLPAFSDEDRSKVFGGNAARLFGFDT, via the coding sequence ATGAAAAACGACGCCTGCCAAATCGTCGAGAGGCAATGGGCGTCATCGCCGCCGGGCTTGCTGTTTCGTCGTCGTTGCCGGTAACGCACGCTGCCAGCGATGCGTCGATGGTGGTCGATGCCCATCTCCACTGTTTTGCGGGACCGGATGATGCTCGTTTTCCATACCACCAAAATGCGCCATATCGGCCTGGGCAAGCCGCAACGCCCGAGTTCCTGCTCGAGCGTATGGACGGAGCGGGGGTGGATCGCGCGATTGTCGTTCACCCCGAACCCTACCAGGATGACCACTGCTACCTGGAACACTGTATCGAAGTCGGCAAAGGACGTTTGAAGGGGACCTGCCTCTTCTTCGCAGACCAGCCGAATTCGCTGCAACGCTTGCCGCAATTTTTGAGGCAGCACGAGGATCATATCGTTGCGACGCGTCTGCATGCATACGCGCCAGGCCGTTTGCCTCCGTGGGGCACTCCGGAGCTCGATCGGTTGTGGTCGATCGCCACAGATGCGGGTGTCGCGATGCAGATCCATCTAGAACCCCGTTATGCAGAACGGCTGGATCCCTACATCCGTCGCTACAGAGAGACTCAAGTCATCATCGACCATCTGGGCCGACCGATGCAGGGAACGCTAGAGGAACACGCGGTGGTGCTGCGTTGGTCGGAGTTGCCGAACACGGTGATGAAGTTGGCGGCGATCCCAGACCAGAATAAATATCCGCATCGGGATGTTAAGCCGGTCGTGCGTCGGTTAGCCGAATTGTGGGGCGCCGAGCGATTGATCTATGGAGGAGGCTTTAACGCCAAGACAACGGACGCGTCCTACCGGCAGTACCGGCAACAGATCGCCCAGATGCTTCCAGCGTTCAGCGATGAGGACCGGAGCAAGGTCTTTGGAGGAAACGCCGCGCGGCTGTTTGGGTTTGATACATAA